In Malus sylvestris chromosome 15, drMalSylv7.2, whole genome shotgun sequence, a single genomic region encodes these proteins:
- the LOC126605168 gene encoding uncharacterized protein LOC126605168: MADIVKQILAKPIQLADQVTKAADEASSLKQECLELKSKTEKLAGLLRQAARASSDLYERPTRRIIDETEQVLDKALSLVLKCRANGIMMRVFTITPAAQFRKMSSQLENSIGDLSWLLRVSAPADTREDGYLGLPPIAANEPILCFIWEQIAILHTGSVEDRSDAAASLVSLARDNDRYGKLIIEEGGVGPLLKLVKEGKPEGQEYAAEALGLLGRDPESVEHMIHAGVCSVFAKILKEGPMKVQAMVAQAVSELAGHYPKCQDLFAQHNIIRLLVSHLAFETVQEHSKYSITFNKATSIHAVVVATNNSNANNHSNKAGEEDEKLGYSHIPHPLGNQIPSLMHNVVASTMAMHGGSKLPQHQAIGGSQTTNANGNGNGNINGKQNPQHQQSHHHHSHSGTNIKGRELEDPAIKANMKAMAARALWQLAKGNSPICRSITESRALLCFAVLLEKGSEDVQLNSAMALMEITAVAEKDAELRKSAFKPNSPACKSVVDQLQKITEKADADSDLLIPCIKAIGNLARTFRATETRMIGPLVQLLDEREAEVTREATIALSKFACTDNYLHLDHSKAIISAGGAKHLIQLVYFGEQIVQIPALVLMCYIALHVPDSEEFAQAEVLSVLEWASKQSNMTQDDSLEMLLQEAKSRLDLYQSRGSRGFH; this comes from the coding sequence ATGGCGGACATAGTGAAGCAAATCTTGGCGAAACCGATCCAGCTCGCTGACCAGGTCACGAAGGCCGCCGACGAGGCCAGTTCGTTGAAGCAGGAGTGCTTGGAGCTGAAATCCAAGACTGAAAAACTGGCGGGGTTGCTCCGGCAGGCGGCGAGAGCCAGCTCCGACCTCTACGAGCGCCCGACTCGGCGGATCATCGACGAGACAGAGCAGGTACTCGACAAGGCTTTGTCTTTGGTACTCAAATGCCGCGCCAACGGTATCATGATGCGAGTCTTCACCATTACCCCGGCTGCCCAGTTCCGGAAAATGTCGTCGCAGCTTGAAAACTCCATTGGCGACCTGTCGTGGCTGCTCCGGGTGTCGGCTCCGGCTGATACCCGGGAAGACGGGTACTTGGGGCTGCCTCCGATCGCAGCAAACGAGCCAATTTTGTGCTTCATTTGGGAGCAGATTGCGATTCTGCATACTGGGTCGGTTGAGGACCGATCGGATGCGGCAGCTTCACTCGTTTCGCTTGCTAGGGACAATGATCGGTACGGGAAGCTGATAATTGAGGAAGGTGGAGTCGGACCCTTGTTGAAATTGGTCAAAGAGGGCAAACCAGAAGGCCAAGAGTACGCCGCGGAGGCACTCGGGCTGCTCGGCCGTGATCCGGAGAGCGTGGAGCACATGATTCACGCCGGTGTGTGCTCGGTGTTTGccaaaatcctcaaagaagGTCCGATGAAGGTGCAAGCAATGGTGGCCCAGGCGGTGTCGGAGCTTGCAGGTCACTACCCCAAATGCCAGGATCTTTTTGCACAGCATAACATCATTCGGCTGCTGGTCAGCCATCTTGCTTTTGAAACTGTTCAGGAGCATAGTAAGTATTCTATTACCTTCAACAAAGCTACATCAATTCATGCCGTTGTGGTGGCAACCAATAATTCGAATGCCAATAACCATTCTAACAAGGCTGGTGAGGAGGATGAGAAGCTGGGTTACAGTCACATTCCTCATCCGTTGGGTAATCAAATCCCGAGTCTGATGCATAATGTTGTTGCCAGTACCATGGCAATGCATGGCGGGTCGAAGCTTCCCCAACACCAAGCTATTGGTGGGAGTCAAACCACCAATGCCAATGGCAACGGCAACGGCAATATCAACGGAAAGCAGAATCCTCAGCACCAACAGTCTCACCATCATCATAGTCATTCCGGGACTAACATCAAGGGGAGGGAATTGGAAGACCCTGCCATCAAGGCCAACATGAAAGCAATGGCGGCCAGAGCTCTTTGGCAGCTAGCCAAGGGGAACTCGCCTATTTGCCGCAGTATCACGGAGTCCAGAGCACTGCTATGTTTTGCAGTGCTCTTGGAGAAGGGCTCCGAAGATGTTCAGCTCAATTCTGCGATGGCATTAATGGAGATTACAGCGGTAGCAGAGAAAGATGCTGAGTTGAGAAAATCAGCCTTCAAGCCTAATTCTCCAGCTTGCAAGTCAGTGGTTGATCAACTTCAGAAGATTACTGAGAAAGCTGATGCAGATTCAGACCTCCTGATTCCATGCATCAAAGCTATTGGGAATTTGGCAAGGACGTTTCGGGCAACTGAGACGAGAATGATTGGCCCGTTAGTGCAGCTTCTTGATGAAAGAGAGGCTGAGGTTACCAGGGAGGCTACCATTGCCCTCTCAAAGTTTGCCTGTACAGACAACTACCTTCATCTCGACCATTCCAAGGCAATAATAAGTGCAGGTGGCGCTAAGCACTTGATCCAGCTTGTGTATTTCGGGGAGCAAATTGTTCAAATTCCCGCATTGGTTCTCATGTGCTACATTGCACTTCATGTACCCGACAGCGAAGAATTTGCCCAGGCTGAGGTGCTCTCGGTGCTCGAATGGGCGTCCAAGCAATCAAATATGACCCAAGATGATTCGCTCGAAATGTTGTTACAAGAAGCTAAGAGCAGGTTGGATCTTTATCAGTCCAGGGGCTCCAGGGGATTCCATTGA